The Deinococcus sp. Leaf326 genome contains a region encoding:
- a CDS encoding molecular chaperone, which yields MRSRAFLLAALLGSAGSVQAARFVLSPVLLSLDPAQALTTSTTVTNTDTTPAEFTAEVLAWTQQGGQDXLVPTRDALVSPARFTVAPGRSQVVRVALRRAPAGASATYRLVLRQSVQAAPTAGSAVTITPRYVFSLPVFAERSAARPNIAVSAVRQEGGTALVLRNTGDGYGVFRKLQVSAGGRTVEVGNQYVLSGASVTFKLPPELENASTFELSAEDADQRPVRLTVDVQP from the coding sequence ATGCGTTCCCGTGCATTCCTGCTCGCGGCCCTCCTGGGCAGCGCCGGTTCGGTTCAGGCCGCCCGTTTTGTCCTCAGTCCGGTCCTGCTTTCCCTCGATCCGGCTCAGGCCCTCACTACCTCCACCACCGTCACGAATACAGAYACCACGCCCGCCGAGTTCACGGCCGAGGTCCTCGCCTGGACGCAGCAGGGGGGGCAGGACRTGCTCGTGCCGACCCGGGACGCCCTCGTCAGCCCCGCACGCTTCACCGTCGCCCCCGGCCGCAGCCAGGTTGTGCGGGTCGCCCTGCGCCGCGCGCCGGCGGGTGCCTCGGCCACCTACCGCCTGGTGCTGCGCCAGAGCGTTCAGGCGGCGCCCACAGCCGGCAGCGCCGTGACCATCACTCCCCGGTACGTRTTCAGCCTCCCGGTCTTCGCCGAACGCAGTGCGGCGCGGCCGAACATCGCCGTGAGTGCCGTGCGGCAGGAGGGGGGGACGGCGCTGGTGCTCCGCAACACGGGCGACGGGTACGGCGTCTTCCGCAAGTTGCAGGTGAGTGCCGGTGGCCGCACCGTCGAGGTCGGAAACCAGTACGTTCTGAGCGGCGCGTCGGTCACCTTCAAGCTGCCGCCAGAGCTGGAGAATGCGTCGACCTTCGAGCTGAGTGCAGAGGACGCCGACCAGCGCCCGGTCCGGTTGACGGTCGATGTCCAACCCTGA
- a CDS encoding spore coat protein U domain-containing protein, producing MRRTLFLSLLAPTLLGSALAASPAVTSVTVNATVDDICEITSPTSIDFAYQAANPEAAEGTALVQLRCNQDTEPFQSFWDDTQWNADGSVDLKSGGKVLNLMLTTDDNPTPTTGSAGTGSYYTYGVKATAKAGQWGASNGTYTAVVDYYLKW from the coding sequence ATGCGCCGCACTCTGTTTCTCTCTCTGCTTGCGCCCACCCTGCTCGGCAGCGCCCTGGCCGCCAGCCCCGCCGTCACCTCCGTGACCGTCAACGCGACGGTCGACGACATCTGTGAGATCACCAGCCCCACAAGCATCGACTTCGCCTACCAGGCGGCCAACCCGGAAGCGGCCGAAGGTACGGCGCTGGTGCAGCTGCGTTGTAACCAGGACACCGAACCCTTCCAGAGCTTCTGGGACGACACTCAGTGGAATGCCGACGGCAGTGTGGATCTAAAGAGTGGCGGCAAGGTGCTGAACCTCATGCTGACCACAGACGACAACCCGACGCCGACGACCGGGAGCGCAGGAACGGGGAGCTACTACACCTACGGTGTGAAAGCGACGGCGAAGGCTGGACAGTGGGGCGCCTCCAACGGCACCTACACGGCGGTCGTTGACTACTACCTCAAGTGGTGA
- a CDS encoding ATP-binding protein, producing MTSSDSPLTPRQLQAVIDASGDCIKVLDLDARLLTMNLGGQEVMEIADFGQCRNTVLTSFWEGDDRARLEAALDAARAGETRTFEGAARTFKGTPKWWKVTVSPLFDDQGRLTHLLSISSDVTARKAAEDARQAAQAQLEEYARTLEKQVRQQTQALEERATALDAFVSFTEAVGTDTDLHRLAQQAVTAVQAQLREVSVAYYELDAAAAIWRGAVWSEEVGSEIVAQIQAGVPLDAPEFAEAVRTGEAVFMEDWEAENGAPAETAVYGAAGFVPLVLGGEVRAVFTVGKRTARQWTPRDQAVVRAVARGLGLALERAVQAQELTRQRDALDRRTRELDTLVQLTEEQSDTPNPLTLIRRAQALMLRLLPPGFAAYYESQGGRWRLRVQTGESRSATLQAHMDTGFPLGQTPSFDQVAQTGEAAFVDVYDPGADVDRVVAQGVAAHATLPLIIGGQVRGLFNVPLFESRLWTASDQAVLLTAVHYLGVVIERVERRTELIRSNAELQAANQELEAFTYSVSHDLRTPVRHVEGFAMLAGKELAQGNPARAERHLGVVVEAAERMNALLDAMLTLSRAGRAVLNLQVVPLQRLVDQAQNDVTLMFPDRPVTWAIGPLPTVEGDVTTLQQIFRHLLDNALKYSQNAAEVQVEVWAEERETDWAIYVRDRGVGFNPMYAGKLFSAFQRLHTQQEFAGTGIGLATVKRIVTRHGGQVWAEGSPGEGATFGFSLPKTLLA from the coding sequence ATGACGTCTTCCGATTCTCCCCTGACACCGAGGCAACTTCAGGCCGTCATCGATGCGAGTGGCGACTGTATCAAGGTGCTCGATCTGGACGCGCGGCTCCTCACCATGAATCTTGGTGGGCAGGAGGTCATGGAGATTGCCGATTTCGGGCAATGCCGGAACACCGTCCTGACATCGTTCTGGGAAGGCGACGACCGCGCACGGCTCGAGGCGGCGCTCGACGCTGCCCGCGCTGGAGAGACCAGGACGTTCGAGGGCGCGGCCCGGACCTTCAAGGGGACCCCCAAGTGGTGGAAGGTCACCGTGTCGCCACTCTTCGACGACCAAGGCCGGCTTACCCACCTGCTGTCTATCTCAAGTGACGTCACCGCCCGCAAGGCGGCCGAAGACGCCCGGCAGGCCGCGCAGGCGCAGCTCGAAGAGTATGCGCGCACCCTGGAAAAGCAGGTCCGCCAGCAGACGCAGGCCCTCGAGGAGCGGGCGACGGCTCTGGACGCCTTCGTCAGCTTCACCGAGGCCGTGGGCACCGACACCGACCTGCATCGTCTGGCCCAACAGGCGGTGACGGCCGTGCAGGCCCAGCTTAGGGAGGTCAGCGTGGCGTACTACGAGCTTGACGCCGCCGCTGCCATCTGGAGGGGCGCCGTCTGGTCCGAAGAGGTCGGTTCGGAGATCGTGGCGCAGATCCAGGCGGGGGTGCCTCTGGACGCTCCCGAATTTGCCGAGGCCGTGCGCACCGGGGAGGCGGTCTTCATGGAGGACTGGGAGGCCGAAAACGGCGCTCCGGCCGAAACCGCTGTATACGGCGCAGCCGGATTTGTCCCCCTCGTGCTGGGCGGCGAGGTCCGCGCGGTCTTCACGGTGGGCAAACGGACGGCCAGACAGTGGACTCCCCGGGATCAGGCGGTCGTGCGTGCGGTAGCGCGTGGACTCGGTCTGGCTCTGGAGCGCGCGGTCCAGGCTCAGGAGTTGACCCGGCAGCGGGACGCTCTGGACCGGCGCACTCGGGAACTCGATACCCTGGTGCAGCTTACGGAGGAGCAGAGCGACACGCCCAATCCCCTGACCCTGATCAGGCGGGCCCAGGCCCTCATGCTGAGGCTCCTTCCGCCGGGCTTCGCAGCCTATTACGAATCCCAGGGTGGCCGGTGGCGGCTGCGCGTTCAGACTGGAGAATCCAGATCGGCCACATTACAGGCCCACATGGACACGGGGTTTCCCCTGGGCCAGACGCCCAGCTTCGACCAGGTCGCACAGACGGGCGAGGCGGCCTTCGTCGACGTCTACGACCCGGGTGCAGATGTGGACCGCGTAGTGGCCCAGGGCGTGGCGGCCCACGCCACCCTCCCCCTGATCATCGGGGGGCAGGTCCGGGGACTGTTCAACGTGCCGCTGTTCGAATCACGGCTGTGGACCGCGTCGGATCAGGCGGTGCTGCTGACGGCCGTGCACTACCTCGGGGTCGTGATCGAGCGAGTGGAACGCCGTACGGAACTGATCCGGTCGAACGCGGAGTTGCAGGCAGCCAACCAGGAACTCGAGGCGTTCACGTACAGCGTCTCGCACGATCTGCGGACACCCGTCCGGCACGTCGAGGGGTTCGCCATGTTGGCAGGGAAGGAACTGGCCCAGGGGAACCCGGCGCGGGCCGAGCGCCACCTCGGCGTGGTCGTGGAGGCCGCCGAGCGCATGAACGCCCTTCTGGACGCCATGTTGACCCTGTCCAGGGCCGGCCGGGCGGTACTGAATCTTCAGGTGGTGCCCCTGCAACGGCTGGTCGACCAGGCGCAGAACGACGTGACCCTGATGTTCCCGGACCGGCCCGTGACCTGGGCCATCGGCCCGTTACCAACTGTCGAGGGCGACGTGACGACGCTTCAGCAGATCTTCAGGCATCTGCTGGACAATGCCCTGAAGTACAGCCAGAACGCGGCAGAGGTCCAAGTGGAGGTCTGGGCGGAAGAGCGGGAGACGGACTGGGCCATCTACGTCAGGGACAGGGGCGTCGGCTTCAATCCCATGTACGCAGGGAAACTCTTCAGTGCCTTTCAACGCCTGCACACCCAGCAAGAATTTGCCGGGACCGGGATTGGCCTGGCGACCGTGAAGCGCATCGTGACGCGGCATGGAGGTCAGGTCTGGGCAGAGGGCTCGCCGGGAGAGGGCGCCACGTTCGGGTTTTCTCTTCCCAAAACGCTGCTGGCCTAG
- a CDS encoding molecular chaperone, whose protein sequence is MSPLRTATLICLLLGTCGRSEAVKLAFNPTLLEVSTNRSPTTSTQVTNQDSEPMDFTAEVLRWTQKDGQDFLEPSRDVVVSPQKFVVLPGRSQTVRVAVRLRGGDLDSAYRLVLTAVPKAPKPGPANAAEQITNTVLTNYAFRIPLFVTNGRTQSNLSFTLNRQSAVTTLGIINSGNGVAILRNIALSSTAGKKVLGNTYVLPQSTKEITVEGGVGGTQKVSVSYEEGGASRSKEIGPASP, encoded by the coding sequence ATGAGTCCTTTGAGAACCGCAACGTTGATTTGTCTGCTTCTGGGGACATGTGGAAGGTCCGAAGCTGTCAAGCTGGCGTTCAATCCCACGCTGCTTGAGGTCAGTACGAACCGGAGTCCCACGACTTCGACGCAGGTCACCAATCAGGATTCGGAACCTATGGATTTCACGGCCGAGGTCCTAAGGTGGACCCAGAAAGACGGTCAGGACTTCCTGGAACCGAGCCGCGATGTCGTCGTCAGTCCTCAGAAGTTTGTCGTCCTGCCCGGCCGTTCTCAGACGGTCCGGGTGGCGGTGCGTCTGCGTGGGGGAGACCTGGATTCTGCCTACCGGCTGGTCCTGACCGCTGTGCCGAAGGCCCCGAAGCCCGGTCCTGCCAACGCTGCGGAACAGATTACGAATACGGTCCTCACCAATTATGCCTTCCGTATTCCACTGTTCGTGACGAACGGCCGGACCCAGTCCAATCTGAGCTTCACCCTCAACCGGCAAAGCGCCGTCACGACACTGGGTATCATCAATTCTGGGAACGGCGTAGCGATCCTGAGAAATATTGCCCTTAGCTCCACCGCGGGCAAAAAAGTGTTGGGAAATACCTACGTGCTTCCCCAGTCGACGAAGGAAATCACTGTGGAAGGCGGCGTGGGGGGCACCCAGAAAGTGTCCGTCTCCTATGAAGAAGGTGGTGCGAGTCGGTCCAAAGAGATCGGTCCGGCTTCCCCCTGA
- the chrA gene encoding chromate efflux transporter — translation MSRLLDVFLIFLRLGLTSFGGPVAHLGYFRTEFVDRRRWLDEATYADLVALCQFLPGPASSQVGMALGISRAGLWGALAAWAGFTLPSAALLVAFAFGVGTAADIGDAGWLRGLKIIAVAIVAQAVSGMARTLTPDRPRVLIALGAAIAALLLPNAAAQVGIMLSAGLIGWRWLRGADAAPGAVLPVMLSRRLGAGLLSLFALLLVLLPVLRDVIGSPALALVDSFYRAGSLVFGGGHVVLPLLEAEVVPTGWVAPDAFMAGYGATQAVPGPLFTFSAYLGAVSAVGLPALLAAGLALGAVFLPSFLLVAGALPFWGALRAQPAAQSVLRGVNAGVVGLLLAALYSPVFTAGVHSAADFAFVLGAFALLEVLKWPVWVVVALAAGLGALVL, via the coding sequence ATGTCCCGCCTGCTTGACGTCTTTCTGATCTTTCTCCGGCTTGGCCTGACCAGTTTCGGTGGGCCCGTGGCTCATCTCGGGTACTTCCGGACGGAATTCGTCGACCGTCGCCGCTGGTTGGACGAGGCCACCTACGCCGACCTCGTCGCCCTGTGCCAGTTCCTTCCTGGCCCCGCGTCCTCACAGGTGGGCATGGCCCTCGGCATCAGCCGGGCGGGCCTATGGGGCGCACTGGCCGCCTGGGCTGGATTCACCCTGCCCAGTGCAGCCCTGCTCGTCGCGTTCGCATTCGGGGTGGGCACAGCCGCCGATATAGGAGACGCGGGCTGGCTGCGCGGCCTGAAGATCATCGCGGTAGCCATCGTCGCGCAGGCAGTGTCGGGCATGGCGCGGACCCTGACGCCAGACCGGCCCCGTGTTCTGATTGCATTGGGCGCGGCCATCGCCGCCCTTCTGCTGCCGAACGCGGCGGCGCAGGTGGGCATCATGCTCTCGGCAGGCCTGATCGGTTGGCGCTGGCTGCGCGGGGCAGACGCGGCGCCCGGAGCCGTCCTGCCAGTCATGCTGTCCCGGCGTCTGGGGGCGGGGCTTCTGAGCCTGTTCGCGTTGCTGCTCGTGCTTCTGCCGGTACTGAGAGACGTAATAGGCAGTCCGGCGTTGGCACTCGTGGACAGTTTCTACCGGGCAGGCTCGCTGGTATTCGGGGGAGGCCATGTGGTGCTGCCCCTGCTGGAAGCGGAGGTCGTGCCGACCGGCTGGGTGGCGCCAGATGCCTTCATGGCAGGCTACGGGGCGACGCAAGCGGTGCCGGGACCGCTGTTCACCTTCAGCGCGTATCTGGGCGCGGTGAGTGCCGTAGGTCTCCCGGCCCTGCTGGCGGCCGGTCTGGCGCTGGGCGCGGTCTTTCTGCCGTCGTTTCTGCTGGTGGCGGGGGCGTTGCCGTTCTGGGGTGCACTGCGGGCCCAACCGGCGGCGCAGTCGGTCTTGCGGGGGGTGAACGCGGGCGTGGTGGGATTATTGCTGGCGGCCCTGTACTCTCCCGTCTTCACGGCGGGTGTCCATTCGGCAGCAGACTTCGCGTTCGTGTTGGGGGCCTTCGCCCTGCTAGAAGTGCTGAAGTGGCCGGTGTGGGTGGTGGTGGCCTTAGCTGCTGGGCTGGGTGCGCTGGTCCTGTGA